Proteins from a single region of Anastrepha ludens isolate Willacy chromosome 5, idAnaLude1.1, whole genome shotgun sequence:
- the LOC128863511 gene encoding uncharacterized protein LOC128863511 isoform X2 yields the protein MPRQRRTHKRGVDLGSLIDRAQKRNPHIGRLCPVCSRPTQAHLRANKSRSRAVGLMSRNAVIDLGTNGVWNTLVQPVSLLHWFPLRRSTRIRKSDRSQRKNSANNKSKPKIGSPSRMPAAEVQMPCSTLESPTAEKQMTSNHDAGSQQPCANANTSTSQHCTVILHQNPLFDVEGKTRSGIMEKRARKSQVGRVKSKWSVKTTEKQDAAKKTDIEREVPAKKDSDASSGKFRTDTEESNSYEEGIDLNVKAAPGGQLDGILGLNTAMSVRNFDATVASGSVIEGNMLNERTALLDLTQAASQPAERKNECA from the exons aTGCCGCGCCAACGACGCACACACAAACGAGGTGTTGACCTGGGAAGTCTTATTGACCGCGCCCAAAAACGAAATCCCCACATCGGGCGGCTATGCCCTGTCTGCTCACGTCCCACACAGGCGCACCTGCGCGCCAACAAAAGCCGAAGTCGTGCAGTCGGGCTCATGAGTCGCAACGCCGTCATAGACCTCGGCACTAACGGCGTTTGGAACACACTCGTCCAACCCGTATCCCTACTACATTGGTTCCCTCTGCGTCGTTCCACACGCATACGCAAGAGCGATCGCAGTCAGCGTAAGAACAGCGCCAACAATAAGAGTAAACCAAAGATTGGTAGTCCATCTCGTATGCCAGCTGCCGAGGTGCAAATGCCATGCTCTACGCTTGAGTCACCAACGGCAGAGAAGCAAATGACTAGCAATCATGACGCTGGTTCGCAGCAGCCATGTGCTAATGCGAATACATCTACATCACAACATTGTACAGTTATCTTGCATCAGAATCCCCTCTTCGATGTTGAGGGCAAGACACGTTCGGGCATAATGGAAAAGCGCGCTCGAAAGTCGCAAGTGGGTCGAGTTAAAAGCAAATGGAGCGTAAAAACGACTGAAAAGCAAGATGCTGCGAAGAAGACTGATATTGAGAGGGAGGTACCGGCGAAAAAGG ATTCCGATGCAAGCAGCGGGAAATTCAGAACCGATACGGAGGAAAGCAATTCGTATGAAGAGGGTATCGATTTGAATGTGAAAGCGGCACCGGGTGGGCAATTAGACGGCATTCTTGGGTTGAATACCGCGATGTCAGTGAGAAATTTTGACGCAACTGTTGCGTCTGGCAGCGTAATAGAAGGCAACATGTTGAATGAGCGCACAGCATTATTAGATTTGACACAGGCAGCATCGCAACCAGCAGAACGAAAGAATGAGTGCGCCTAG
- the LOC128863511 gene encoding uncharacterized protein LOC128863511 isoform X1, whose translation MPRQRRTHKRGVDLGSLIDRAQKRNPHIGRLCPVCSRPTQAHLRANKSRSRAVGLMSRNAVIDLGTNGVWNTLVQPVSLLHWFPLRRSTRIRKSDRSQRKNSANNKSKPKIGSPSRMPAAEVQMPCSTLESPTAEKQMTSNHDAGSQQPCANANTSTSQHCTVILHQNPLFDVEGKTRSGIMEKRARKSQVGRVKSKWSVKTTEKQDAAKKTDIEREVPAKKGSSLKDSTAVSINRLNSPPISDSDASSGKFRTDTEESNSYEEGIDLNVKAAPGGQLDGILGLNTAMSVRNFDATVASGSVIEGNMLNERTALLDLTQAASQPAERKNECA comes from the coding sequence aTGCCGCGCCAACGACGCACACACAAACGAGGTGTTGACCTGGGAAGTCTTATTGACCGCGCCCAAAAACGAAATCCCCACATCGGGCGGCTATGCCCTGTCTGCTCACGTCCCACACAGGCGCACCTGCGCGCCAACAAAAGCCGAAGTCGTGCAGTCGGGCTCATGAGTCGCAACGCCGTCATAGACCTCGGCACTAACGGCGTTTGGAACACACTCGTCCAACCCGTATCCCTACTACATTGGTTCCCTCTGCGTCGTTCCACACGCATACGCAAGAGCGATCGCAGTCAGCGTAAGAACAGCGCCAACAATAAGAGTAAACCAAAGATTGGTAGTCCATCTCGTATGCCAGCTGCCGAGGTGCAAATGCCATGCTCTACGCTTGAGTCACCAACGGCAGAGAAGCAAATGACTAGCAATCATGACGCTGGTTCGCAGCAGCCATGTGCTAATGCGAATACATCTACATCACAACATTGTACAGTTATCTTGCATCAGAATCCCCTCTTCGATGTTGAGGGCAAGACACGTTCGGGCATAATGGAAAAGCGCGCTCGAAAGTCGCAAGTGGGTCGAGTTAAAAGCAAATGGAGCGTAAAAACGACTGAAAAGCAAGATGCTGCGAAGAAGACTGATATTGAGAGGGAGGTACCGGCGAAAAAGGGTAGCAGTTTGAAAGATTCGACTGCTGTGTCGATAAATCGCTTAAATTCGCCTCCAATTTCAGATTCCGATGCAAGCAGCGGGAAATTCAGAACCGATACGGAGGAAAGCAATTCGTATGAAGAGGGTATCGATTTGAATGTGAAAGCGGCACCGGGTGGGCAATTAGACGGCATTCTTGGGTTGAATACCGCGATGTCAGTGAGAAATTTTGACGCAACTGTTGCGTCTGGCAGCGTAATAGAAGGCAACATGTTGAATGAGCGCACAGCATTATTAGATTTGACACAGGCAGCATCGCAACCAGCAGAACGAAAGAATGAGTGCGCCTAG